The following DNA comes from Kaistia sp. 32K.
CCAGTCGATCGGCTGCACGCCGATCAGCGTCGCGATCCAGGCGAACAGCCCGGAGACGGGATGCATCAGGAGGTTCTTCCAGACCAGCGCCGAGACGGTCGGCATGACGAAGAAGGGCGCGATCACCATCAGCCGGACGATGCCGCGGCCAAGGATCGGCTGGTCCATCAGCAGCGCCAGCAGCACGCCGCCGACGACCGTGATCACCAGCACCGAGCCGACCAGGATCAGCGTGTTGGCGAGCGCCGTGAAGAAGGCGGGGTCGGTGAGGAAATAGCGGTAGTTGAGAAAGCCGACGAAAGTTTCCTGGCCGGGATCGAGCAGATTGTAGCGCAGGAGCGAGAACCAGATCGTCATTGCCAGCGGCACGATCATCCAGAGAAACAGGAGGATGATCGACGGCGCCGAGAGGAAGCGTCCGAGAGTGGTTGTCTGCTGGGTGGCCACGGCCTTCGCCCTCGATCCAGGTTTCAGTCAGCCCGAAAAAGGTCCACCCGGCCAAGGTCGGGTGGCAGTCTTTGGGAGGCTCGGGGCCCGGCCCGCGTCGCGGGCCGGGCGAGGCGTGGCGCTACTTGATGTAGCCGGCCTTGGTCATTTCCCGGGTCGCGGTCGCCTGGGCGGCGGCCAGCGCCGCGTCGACCGTCGACGAACCGGCGAGGGCTGCGGAGAATTGCTGGCCGACCGCCGTGCCGAGCCCCTGGAACTCGGGGATGGCGACGAACTGCACGCCGGTATAGGGCACGGGCTTCACCGTCGGATGATCGGGATCGGCGGTGTTAATCGAGTCCAGCGTCATCTTCGCGAAGGGCGCCGCCTTCTGGTATTCCGGATTGGCATAGAGCGAGGCACGCGTTCCGGGAGGAACATTGGCCCAGCCTTCCTTCGAGGCGACGAGGTCGAGGTAGCCCTTGCTGGTCGCCCAGTCGATGAACTTCTCCGCCGCGTCGACCTTCTTCGAGCCGGCCGGCACCGCCAGCGACCACGCCCACAGCCAGTTGGCGTTCTTGCCGAGGCCGTTATTCGGGGCGAGCGCGAAGCCGACCTTGTCGGCGACCTTCGAATCCTTCGGGTTGGTCACGAAGGAGGCGGCGACGGTGGCGTCGATCCACATGCCGCATTTGCCGGAATTGAACAGAGCGAGGTTCTCGTTGAAGCCGTTCGAGGCCGCGCCCGGAGGTCCGGCTTCCTTCATCAGGTTGACGTAGAAGTCGAGCGTCTTCTTCCATTCCGGCTGGTCGAACTGCGGCTGCC
Coding sequences within:
- a CDS encoding carbohydrate ABC transporter permease produces the protein MATQQTTTLGRFLSAPSIILLFLWMIVPLAMTIWFSLLRYNLLDPGQETFVGFLNYRYFLTDPAFFTALANTLILVGSVLVITVVGGVLLALLMDQPILGRGIVRLMVIAPFFVMPTVSALVWKNLLMHPVSGLFAWIATLIGVQPIDWFTNVPLFSIVLIVAWQWLPFATLILLTALQSMDEEQKEAAEMDGTPALSFFIYMTLPHLARAITVVILIETIFLLSVFAEIFVTTGGGPGLQTTNIAFLVYAQALLQYDVGGASAGGIVAVILANIVAIFLVRLIGKNLDA
- a CDS encoding sugar ABC transporter substrate-binding protein codes for the protein MRIVIGALLGAASILAIGQAAAATKLTIATVNNGDMVRMQSLTSDFKAKNPDIDLEWVTLEENTLRQKVTTDIATKAGQFDVLTIGTYEVPIWAKKGWLVPLDKLSADYDVNDLLPPIRAGLSLDGKLFAAPFYGESSMVMYRTDLFEKAGLKMPEQPTWEFVADAAKKITDKSNGVYGICLRGKAGWGENMAFLTAMSNSFGARWFDEKWQPQFDQPEWKKTLDFYVNLMKEAGPPGAASNGFNENLALFNSGKCGMWIDATVAASFVTNPKDSKVADKVGFALAPNNGLGKNANWLWAWSLAVPAGSKKVDAAEKFIDWATSKGYLDLVASKEGWANVPPGTRASLYANPEYQKAAPFAKMTLDSINTADPDHPTVKPVPYTGVQFVAIPEFQGLGTAVGQQFSAALAGSSTVDAALAAAQATATREMTKAGYIK